One part of the Pogona vitticeps strain Pit_001003342236 chromosome W, PviZW2.1, whole genome shotgun sequence genome encodes these proteins:
- the LOC144584985 gene encoding uncharacterized protein LOC144584985 isoform X2: protein MHSDYTSRETSLRGEREYKCLQCGKSFSETSRLVSHQRTHTGEKPYKCMECGKSFSHSGDLSSHQRTHTGEKPYKCMECGKSFSHSSGLSSHQRTHTGEKPYKCLECGKSFSQSGGLNSHHRIHTGEKPYNCMECGKSFGHVSSLSRHERTHTGEKSYKCMECGKSFRHSGSLSRHERTHTGDKPYKCMECGKSFGHVSSLNRHQRTHTGEKLYKCLECGKNFRQNSNLSSHQRTHTGEKLYKCMECGKCFSCSSQLSAHRRIHTGEKPYKCMECGKSFSQSTTLSNHQRTHTGEKPYKCMECGKCFSRSSQLSAHQRIHTGEKPYKCMECGNSFNRNSHLSSHQRIHTFLEKKRKKETLEKTGWRASM, encoded by the exons ATGCACAGTGATTATACTTCACGTGAAACATCCCTGAGAGGTGAGAGAGAGTATAAATGcctacagtgtggaaagagcttcagtgagacCAGTAGGCTTGTTtctcatcaaaggactcacactggggagaaaccatataaatgcatggaatgtggaaagagcttcagtcacagtggtgacctgagttcccatcaaagaactcacactggggagaaaccatataaatgcatggaatgtggaaagagcttcagtcacagcagtggcctgagttcccatcaaagaactcacacaggggagaaaccatataaatgcttggaatgtggaaagagcttcagtcagagtggtggcCTGAATTCACATCacagaattcacactggggagaaaccatataattgcatggaatgtggaaagagcttcggtCACGTCAGTTCCCTGAGtagacatgaaagaactcacactggggagaaatcatataaatgcatggaatgtggaaagagcttcagacacaGCGGTTCCCTGAGtagacatgaaagaactcacactggagacaaaccatataaatgcatggaatgtggaaagagcttcggtCACGTCAGTTCCCTgaatagacatcaaagaactcacactggggagaaactatataaatgtttggaatgtggaaagaacttcagacaGAACAgtaacctgagttcccatcagagaactcacactggggagaaactatataaatgcatggaatgtgggaagtgcttcagttgTAGCAGTCAACTGAGTGCACATcgaagaattcacactggggagaaaccatataaatgcatggaatgtggaaagagcttcagtcaaagcacTACCCTGAGtaaccatcaaagaactcacactggagagaaaccatataaatgcatggaatgtgggaagtgcttcagtcgtAGCAGTCAACTGAGtgcacatcaaagaattcacactggggagaaaccatataaatgcatggaatgtggaaacagcttcaATAGGAacagtcacctgagttcccatcaaagaattcaca cctttttagaaaagaaaaggaaaaaggaaactcTTGAAAAAACGGGTTGGAGGGCATCTATGTGA